DNA sequence from the Littorina saxatilis isolate snail1 linkage group LG9, US_GU_Lsax_2.0, whole genome shotgun sequence genome:
gccaaaatttcaatcaatttaattgaaaaatgaaggtgtgacagtgccgcctcaacttttacaaaaagccggatatgacttcataaaagacatttatcaaaaaatgaaaaaaacgtctggggatatcatacccaggaactctcatgtaaaatttcataaagatcggtccagtagtttactctgaatcgctctctacacacacacacacgcacagacacacacacagacacacacacagacaccacgaccctcgtctcgattccccctctatgttaaaacatttagtcaaaacttgactaaatgtaaaaagtgataTTAGATCTAAACACATGTTACAATATTATTTTCCTCTCTGACGCACGTATCTGTTCCTTGATCTACTAATACTCCTTTGTTTTAAGTAAGCAACTGTcttagtaaaaaaaattaaaaaaagctctCGCGGTTTGGTCTGTCGATGTTGAACTGTGACTGATGCTTCATTGTTCTTTTCTATACGAGTTGTCCAAACACCTGTCGAACAGTTTTATTTACcttatttcttattttgttttacactgAGTATATAGTTTTTGCACCCATTGCATGCGGCATTGTTACTTCTAATATTTTGTATGCTCAGACAACTCATGCACACGCGCAACCGAGTGAGTCATGACAGAGACATATGAGTATGATTGAATGTGGAGCTGTGTCCACTTTAATTCGAACCAAAATCCCGACAAGAACGCTCGCATGTTCTGAAACAATCGTTGCATTAATGGAAGTGAAATTTGACCCAACAGTTTGCTATTGTCTCCATCCTTCCCCATGCCGCCTGTTTTCTTCATGTAGGTTGATATGATGTTTCACCTGTGTGTGCCGTTTGGGGAGAGATGTGTGTATAAAAGCCGGCAGAGTCCTGGAGTTGTCATCTATCGTCTGCCAGACCTTCCGATTCACAACATCGTCTTGGTGAGTACTTGCAATATTGTACGTTGTGTTGGCTGTGCCTTTTTAGATCCTTTACCAGAGGATGTAGACTGTTTCTCTAAGAAAACTGACGCGGTTTTTGTCCCTCTGTCTTTTCTTTCATCTATCACTCTTTCTTTCACTCTACTATTTTTTCATCCATTTAAGTTCCTTTTATATAATACcgcagagaaagagataaagagcGTTAAAAAAGAGGGGGTAGAAATCCACAGAAATGATTCACATATAAACGAAATAAACACATTTGCTTTACCTTCCTGAAGCACCTGGGCCAATATGCAAAGTTAAAATCTTATTTCCTTTTGACATTCAGTCAAGGAGACCGGTACAGGATCGCGGACAGATTGCCGAAGCGTTTCCATCTTGCTTTACGGGACTTTTTATCTTTTCCAGCCTAGTTTAAACAAATCTGCCAACATGTGGAAGATCGTGACCTTGACCCTTCTCGCAACTCTAGCAGCTGCTCAGTTCGGTGGTCAGCAGCAAGGCGGCCAACAGCAGTACGGCAGACCACAGCAACAGGGCGGTCAGCAACAGGGTGGTCAGCAACAAGGCGGCCAACAGCAGTACGGCAGACCACAGCAACAGGGCGGTCAGCAACAGGGTGGTCAGCAACAAGGCGGTCAACAACAGCAGTACGGCAGACCACAGCAACAGGGTGGTCAGCAACAAGGCGGTCAACAACAGCAGTACGGCAGACCACAGCAACAAGGCGGTCAGCAACAAAACGGTCAACAACAGGGCGGTCCAGGCGGTCAGCAACAGCAGTTCGGCAGACCACAGCATCAAGGCGGTCAACAACAGGGCGGTCCAGGCGGTCAGCAACAAGGCGGTCCAGGCGGTCAGCAACAGCAGTACGGCAGACCACAGCAACAAGGCGGTCAGCAACAAGGCGGTCAGCAACAGGGCGGCAGACCACAGCAACAAGGCGGTCAGCAACAGGGCGGCAGACCACAGCAACAGGGTGGACCTGGCGGTCAGCAACAGGGTGGACCAGGCGGTCAGCAACAAGGCGGTCAGCAACAAGGCGGTCAGCAACAGGGCGGTCAACAACAGCAGTACGGCAGACCACAACAACAGGGCGGCCAGCAACAGGGTGGACAAGGCGGTCAGCAACAGCAGTACGGCAGACCACAGCAACAGGGCGGTCAACAACAGGGCGGTCAACAACAGCAGTACGGCAGACCACAGCAACAAGGCGGTCAGCAACAGGGCGGTCAGCAACAGCAGTACGGCAGACCACAGCAACAAGGCGGTCAGCAACAGGGCGGTCAGCAACAGCAGTACGGCAGACCACAGCAACAGTTCGGCGGTCAGCAACAGGGCGGACAGCAGTTTGGCGGTCAGCAACAGGGCGGACAGCAGTTTGGCGGTCAGCAACAGGGCGGACAACAGTTTGGATTTTAGATACCAAGCTGACCACAGCAACGAATCGACAGCTACAAAGATGTAAGTCCAAGTGTTGTTGTGAAACCTTTTGGTTTGAAAgcttgattttttattttttattttttataaataatgtttttgatgacgtcatatccggttttgtGTGAAAGTTAAGGAGGCATTTGACGTAATTAGTTCACATGCAGgaccatcctgacctcaggtcaaaatgagttcggctcattctctccctgacaggatgccttgagtttccttgtctggctaggaaaccgatttttgtacatatttagagctttttgtaatgtgttctggatgtaagcagattcgcgatcgtcgataatgatttttcatggtgttttgtaatttttaaattacagaggaatttttatttgagacagtttcaagcgagctatttttcgcggatgtatttactgtgcaaacaactctaaatatggcataagtgtcacgtgataatcaaccgtttggtttcggccctcgctggagcagacgatttttttgacagtgatgcaaccatatcattattacggtctccttccggcagcagtcccaaaatttccacttattttgaccttagaacgatgtctttatcataactgtgaagaacagaacggagatcactgtcgaagtcggccaatctgcaatcattttcgtctcgcgaacactgctcgtgaacaacatatgggagatcactctgtattcttcttttgatagattcgcgtaggactttcgcgTTCGGTCagagccgtggagcgaggattatcagaatgatgcAGGACCTGATGTGAGCCTGATCGAGGGCCACGCTTTCCTGCCCGGAGAATGATCACAATTAATTCGTAAAATTTTTGCAGTTTTTGACTCAGCTTGCATGAACGTCAATGAAAGTTGGTATTTTGTCAAACGGACAGCAGCTTGAGGCATGACTAAAAAccctaggggctccgtgcaccagGACGTGACAAGTTCAGTAACTATTAATTGTAAAACATATGATTTGTATGAacatctctttttttttctaacagATTTAAacatgattgcatcgtattggTTATCACCCCCTGaatctataaatatatacatataatttgtttgaaaaaaaaagatttgtaaACTAATCAAGTataagaaactgagtgaaaagacatttgaaaggggaactactcttgtcgctagacaaagtatgagagttacttgcctttggGAACTTGCTTgtgttgaacgtttgtgcacgacagatctagattcagaaaacaaccgaactcatgaattttatatggagattcatgttttcaagcctgtagttgttaatttaaatgcggtatgtttgtattgtttgctccagagatgtatatttcgtacattagagcgttcggaacttttcaatcgcaaaACTGAGTAGATCCCACAAAGTCTAGCTCCTAAACCTgtgtgctatcgaggattcaggcctgttgttgggtaagtgattttggttgctgggtaagttaccgaaaaataactagcccttcaagtttacagaaagaaagaagcagaggggggaataatcttTTATTCTCTGAggcagattgactaaatgtattggttttgctttacgcgacttgcaAAACGCCATCCTTTTTAATCATGCTACTTTGTGTGTAATATAGATATGTTTTTTCTGTTTCAGGTCTCACAGTTTCGTAGCCGATGCGATATTCCTCGCCTCCGCAATATGaattttttttcctgtttttggCAAAAGATAATTATATTCATGTGAAACTGAAGATTTAAACGTGAAATAAAAAGAGTAGAGCAGATTTTGCAGAGTTGTGATTGAGTGTGAGAGCTGAGTGACTGGTACACAATAATGGGGAATCAGTTTTAATATCATTGTGCTCGTGTAAATAAGCTTTGCAAATTGACAGTGTGAGAGCGTGTACTTACGCCGACATTTAGTGttatattgagagagagagagagagagagagagagagagagagagagagagagagagagagagagagagagagagaggcagaaagtGTAacaaagagagggggagggggggggtaagaaAAAGGGAGAGCGATGATGATGGTGTtgaggatggaactttatttaacaaggttagaggtttaaggctacgccttttcttacaacatTTCCTTAATTATCTCAggctaaataaaaaaattataacaaACTCTAATAAATGACAAACAGAAAAGCAACCCAGCAAGcgttcaaacaaacaaacaaacaaacaagcaaacaaacaaatagaaaagcaaTCAGCAAAAAAACTACAAACTTTCGAGAACATAACATAACAACGATTTCTGGAATATGACGTTGCCGGCAGTAATACTCATtattccccccctctgcttctttacctctgtaaacttgtagagctagttatttttcgataatgacccagcaaccaaacaaataacgagccagcaacaacctgaatcctcgatagtgcaatgggttgagaagctgttctgtttcggtactacttttgcaactgaaaagttccgaacgctctaatgtacgaagtatacatttctggagcaaacaatacaaacatacagcatttaaattaacaactacaggcctgaacacatgaatctctatataaaatccatgagttcggttgttttctgaatctagatctgccgtgcacaaacgttcatcacaagcaaattacCAAggtaagtaactcatactttgtctagcgacaagagtagttccccttcttgtcACTCAATTTCTTCGGCAACACTgacaatccgacggtcagttttcaacaatatttcattttataaacagatcacacgcaaccaaatgcacacatctcatcaatttaaaaaacataaagcggtttcatacactattttccccagaaaactgaacttcatacagtaattaacgttggaacacgggtgcaaatgttcgtctgctagtcccatttgacgaaattagaacattatcctaagcgatactaaaacataaaaagaacacacaatatctgcctttaccgccacagcagaataacagcatatctgtgtacttgattttagtccaaaacagggaaactgacaagaagtgttaacagaatggaatgatttgcacggaactatacaaccgcgcattaatcgatcgcctgcgcaggttgactggttgagtgattcggattcgatcaaactttcgcacaaaaactcctgttttctttgaataactgaagaaaggaggaataaagaggttacacacctcgtctcagtgattattaaaaataatggtctcagttcgcggtcatgaaaaagctcgctgaagctcgcatttttcatgatccgctaacttcgaccattatttttaataatcactgagactcggcgtgtaacctctacatatataCCAATGTTGACGATAATGCCTACAATGAtaatggtggtggtgatgatgatatagacacacgcacacgcacatgcacacacacacacacacacacacacacacacacacaccagcgctcgcgcacacacacgcacgcacgcacgcacgcacacacatacacatacacactcgcatATACACaggctcacaaacacacacacacacacacacacacacacaaacaaacacacacaaacacacacacacacacacacacacaaacacacacacaaacacaacacacacacaaattacacacacacacacacacacacacacacgcacaagcgcAGAATAATATGTGAACACATTCATTTCGCtgcaatttgtttttgtttttttcatgatGCATACTTTCACTAACATTCTGAGTCTTTAACATAAAATACAGATCGCACAAACATAAAAGTAACACTGAGATAGTGTGACATGCATGCACATTGAATATCACAAGTCGTTATATATAGCTGAAATTGTCATTTTAGTGTGAAAGACAATGTAaaacattttggagaaaaattGTTCTGACCTTGATCGGGTCAGGACACTCGCGTCTCCAAAGACTTGACAAAGGAACTGTGGAAAGATCTGCGATCAAAGCCTCGGAGTAAGGTTATTCAAGGGACAgaactcacacacaaaacagtagAGTTATGGTTCATAACTCACCTGTAGCGTATACGGTAGATACTAGATAAAAATGCCCTTGGGGTAACCACTCTtccgtttaaaggcacagtaagccttccgtaaaccatcacatatactgtcaggcttttacacacagtacaaacaccctttcatttaaacactcaccgcttgagaacatcctaggtgccctccgtaaagagcgagcaattttcaaagaatttatttttgtgtggtttaatatcttacccctgagccatcgtgaacccgtgtgatccagtttccctttttcacaatgcagtcgtcagttaataatttgaatgcgactcgctgtgagcttatctgcaatagcacgttattatgtacctttgactatgcacgaaacaaacggctgtggttcacaagaactctcgcgatgacttttgactgttcaaaaccgtcgtctgctacgagaaccacgaccttgcgtgaccctgcttccgggcttttcttttttcaaactttcataacttcgaattgtactgctcttgtcttgatgaaaaaagaattcttttatgatttaagaatgtttgtgtaacaagctatcaatttatcatttagattttaaaagttatgtcttgcgccaaaacgcaccacggtccgattgtctctgagacaatccgcaaaattaattctttgaaaattgctcgctctttacgaaggacacctag
Encoded proteins:
- the LOC138975471 gene encoding protein argonaute-2-like isoform X4, which translates into the protein MMFHLCVPFGERCVYKSRQSPGVVIYRLPDLPIHNIVLPSLNKSANMWKIVTLTLLATLAAAQFGGQQQGGQQQYGRPQQQGGQQQGGQQQGGQQQYGRPQQQGGQQQGGQQQGGQQQQYGRPQQQGGQQQGGQQQQYGRPQQQGGQQQNGQQQGGPGGQQQQFGRPQHQGGQQQGGPGGQQQGGPGGQQQQYGRPQQQGGQQQGGQQQGGRPQQQGGQQQGGRPQQQGGPGGQQQGGPGGQQQGGQQQGGQQQGGQQQQYGRPQQQGGQQQGGQGGQQQQYGRPQQQGGQQQQYGRPQQQGGQQQGGQQQQYGRPQQQFGGQQQGGQQFGGQQQGGQQFGGQQQGGQQFGF
- the LOC138975471 gene encoding protein argonaute-2-like isoform X1 yields the protein MMFHLCVPFGERCVYKSRQSPGVVIYRLPDLPIHNIVLPSLNKSANMWKIVTLTLLATLAAAQFGGQQQGGQQQYGRPQQQGGQQQGGQQQGGQQQYGRPQQQGGQQQGGQQQGGQQQQYGRPQQQGGQQQGGQQQQYGRPQQQGGQQQNGQQQGGPGGQQQQFGRPQHQGGQQQGGPGGQQQGGPGGQQQQYGRPQQQGGQQQGGQQQGGRPQQQGGQQQGGRPQQQGGPGGQQQGGPGGQQQGGQQQGGQQQGGQQQQYGRPQQQGGQQQGGQGGQQQQYGRPQQQGGQQQGGQQQQYGRPQQQGGQQQGGQQQQYGRPQQQGGQQQGGQQQQYGRPQQQFGGQQQGGQQFGGQQQGGQQFGGQQQGGQQFGF
- the LOC138975471 gene encoding protein argonaute-2-like isoform X5, encoding MMFHLCVPFGERCVYKSRQSPGVVIYRLPDLPIHNIVLPSLNKSANMWKIVTLTLLATLAAAQFGGQQQGGQQQYGRPQQQGGQQQGGQQQGGQQQYGRPQQQGGQQQGGQQQGGQQQQYGRPQQQGGQQQGGQQQQYGRPQQQGGQQQNGQQQGGPGGQQQQFGRPQHQGGQQQGGPGGQQQGGPGGQQQQYGRPQQQGGQQQGGQQQGGRPQQQGGQQQGGRPQQQGGPGGQQQGGPGGQQQGGQQQGGQQQQYGRPQQQGGQQQGGQQQQYGRPQQQGGQQQGGQQQQYGRPQQQFGGQQQGGQQFGGQQQGGQQFGGQQQGGQQFGF
- the LOC138975471 gene encoding protein argonaute-2-like isoform X2, whose amino-acid sequence is MMFHLCVPFGERCVYKSRQSPGVVIYRLPDLPIHNIVLPSLNKSANMWKIVTLTLLATLAAAQFGGQQQGGQQQYGRPQQQGGQQQGGQQQGGQQQYGRPQQQGGQQQGGQQQGGQQQQYGRPQQQGGQQQGGQQQQYGRPQQQGGQQQNGQQQGGPGGQQQQFGRPQHQGGQQQGGPGGQQQGGPGGQQQGGRPQQQGGQQQGGRPQQQGGPGGQQQGGPGGQQQGGQQQGGQQQGGQQQQYGRPQQQGGQQQGGQGGQQQQYGRPQQQGGQQQGGQQQQYGRPQQQGGQQQGGQQQQYGRPQQQGGQQQGGQQQQYGRPQQQFGGQQQGGQQFGGQQQGGQQFGGQQQGGQQFGF
- the LOC138975471 gene encoding protein argonaute-2-like isoform X3, which codes for MMFHLCVPFGERCVYKSRQSPGVVIYRLPDLPIHNIVLPSLNKSANMWKIVTLTLLATLAAAQFGGQQQGGQQQYGRPQQQGGQQQGGQQQGGQQQYGRPQQQGGQQQGGQQQGGQQQQYGRPQQQGGQQQGGQQQQYGRPQQQGGQQQNGQQQGGPGGQQQQFGRPQHQGGQQQGGPGGQQQGGPGGQQQQYGRPQQQGGQQQGGQQQGGRPQQQGGQQQGGRPQQQGGPGGQQQGGPGGQQQGGQQQGGQQQGGQQQQYGRPQQQGGQQQGGQGGQQQQYGRPQQQGGQQQGGQQQQYGRPQQQGGQQQGGQQQQYGRPQQQFGGQQQGGQQFGGQQQGGQQFGGQQQGGQQFGF